In Paenibacillus sp. 1781tsa1, one DNA window encodes the following:
- a CDS encoding YuiB family protein gives MQFIPVLVLMVLFFVMMFGIGFILNMLMKTTWFPSYLFIIVILPVVVYSLWDHSSSLMSHLGSFQLVDYMTGIAGLAGAVISGWTIQKLRLGGYRMF, from the coding sequence ATGCAATTTATACCTGTGTTGGTATTAATGGTATTATTTTTCGTTATGATGTTTGGTATCGGTTTCATTCTGAACATGCTGATGAAGACCACCTGGTTTCCTTCCTATCTGTTCATCATTGTAATTCTGCCTGTTGTTGTATACTCTCTATGGGATCATTCGTCGTCTCTGATGTCACATCTGGGTTCTTTCCAGCTTGTGGACTATATGACGGGCATCGCTGGACTGGCTGGTGCGGTAATCAGTGGCTGGACGATCCAGAAGTTACGTTTGGGTGGGTACAGAATGTTTTAG
- the hemQ gene encoding hydrogen peroxide-dependent heme synthase translates to MNEAASTLEGWYALHDFRSINWAAWKAADDEERAVALDELQEFWKEWKEVEDSSKGSTVVYTVVGQKADLVMMHLRETLEDLKAVENAFNKTMFAQYTTKSYSYVSVVELSNYLGKEGEDPMQNPEIIARLKPVLPQRQYICFYPMNKKRELNDNWYMLSMDERRTMMRSHGMIGRSYAGKVKQIITGSVGFDDWEWGVTLFADDALQFKKLVYEMRFDEVSARYGEFGSFYVGSLLNEGTLEEMLKL, encoded by the coding sequence ATGAACGAAGCCGCATCAACACTGGAGGGCTGGTATGCCCTGCATGATTTTCGCTCGATTAACTGGGCCGCCTGGAAAGCAGCAGATGATGAAGAACGTGCTGTAGCACTGGACGAGCTTCAGGAATTCTGGAAAGAATGGAAAGAAGTCGAGGACTCATCCAAAGGAAGTACCGTTGTATATACGGTTGTAGGTCAAAAAGCCGATCTCGTCATGATGCACCTGCGTGAAACGCTGGAAGATCTGAAGGCTGTTGAGAACGCGTTTAACAAAACGATGTTTGCCCAATACACAACGAAGTCTTATTCCTACGTTAGTGTAGTGGAACTGAGCAACTACCTTGGCAAAGAAGGCGAAGACCCGATGCAAAATCCGGAGATTATCGCCCGCCTGAAACCTGTTCTGCCACAACGGCAATACATCTGCTTCTATCCGATGAACAAAAAACGTGAGCTGAATGACAACTGGTACATGCTGTCTATGGACGAGCGTCGTACCATGATGCGCAGTCACGGCATGATTGGTCGCAGCTATGCGGGTAAAGTGAAACAGATTATTACCGGCTCTGTCGGTTTCGACGATTGGGAATGGGGCGTAACGCTATTTGCGGATGATGCACTTCAGTTCAAGAAACTCGTCTATGAGATGCGTTTCGATGAAGTTAGCGCCCGTTATGGCGAATTCGGTTCGTTCTATGTGGGAAGTCTGTTGAACGAAGGTACGTTGGAAGAAATGCTTAAGCTCTAA